Genomic DNA from Sphingomonas lacunae:
GGCGGTGACGATCAGGTCATCACCGTCGCCTGCATCGGCTGTTTGCGCAAAGGCGCTGGCACTGATGGCCATGGCCCCAATGGACGTGGCAAGCGCCAGTGCCGTTCGCGTGCATAGAGAATAGGATTTCATCTTATTTACCCCCCTGTTTGGTTGTGGTCATTGAATGACGATCGGCCTTGTTCTGTCGCCAGCTGAACGCGCTCGAGTCGGGCCGGGCAGCGGAACGCCGGTTCAACCGACCCGCTCCAATATTTCAAAGGCGGCTCGTTCGCCGCTTTCCAATGCTGCCTCCATGCCGAATTCGAGGCGACGGGTATGCTCGCCGGCGAAATGCAGCATGCGGAAGGGCTCAATCATCGCACGACCAAAGCGGGTGACCTGGCCCGGCGCAAACATGTGCCGACAACCGCCAATCAGGGGCACCGTCTGCCAACCAAAAATGCCACTGAAACGCAGTTTCCCGCGCGCAGCGGGACGTATGCGGCCGATTTCCGCCTCGATCAGCGCCAATGCTTCGGCCGGTGCAAATTGATCCATCCGGCTGGCGGCGGCACCCGTCAACACCACCATGAAGCGGTGGTGCGTGTCACCACCTCGCTTGTGCAAAGCCCAGAACATCTTGACCGGTCCATCGGTAAAGAAGGAAGGGTCAATCCCGTCATCCCAGAACGGCTCAGTGATGGTGCCAAAGGCGCGCGTTGTATGGGCATAGCCCAGTTGCGTGATCGCCTCCGCCTGCGGCCCGGCGGGCATGGGGCTGATCGATATTCGGCGCAAGCTGGTAAAGGGCACTGAGGATACGACGAAGTCGGCAATGAAACGGCTTCCGTCAACACAATCGATCACGGCCCGAGAGCCCGACAGTTCGATTGATCCTACCGTCTTGCCGGTCCTCACCGCGTCGCCAAGCGATGCCGCCATCGCCTTGGGCAAGCGTTCGCAACCGCCTTCAATATTGTTGATCAGCGCGAGACCGCCGTTGGGGTCGCGAACATTGTCGAACCCGTATGGCCGTTCCTCCCGGCCCAATTCGACATTGCCGAACCGTGCATCGAAACGGGCGCGAGTCTGTTCCTGCATCATCGACAGGCATGATGCCGACCAGGCATCATTGCCCGTACCAGACAGGTTGGCGAGGTGGAGCGCTTCGGGCGAATGGCCATGGCGCTGGAGCAAGTCTCCCAGCGATATGTCCAGGTCGGCACGGGCAGGGTCGAGCCAGTCGCTGAGGTCGGACAAATTGTTGTACCGCCCCATCAACTGGCCACCCAGCAAGGCTGGCTGGATGGTGCGCTCGTCACCGACGAGCAAGTTTGCCGCAGAACTTTCCCAATCAGCGGCATTGGTCCACTGGCCACGGATATGGCTGGCCATGGCCATGAGATTGCGGTCTTCCGGGATCAAAGGCAGGCTGAACTGTCTGCACAGGTCAATCACCCGAGCATAGGACCGGCCAATCTGGCTGGCCCCGAATTCAGGCATGTTTTCAAGCCAGTCTGCGGTGTAGACGCGTCCGCCAACCCTGGACGCCCCCTCGAGGACGATGACGTCCAATCCTGCCTGCTGCAACAGCATTGCCGTATAGAGGCCAGCAAGACCTGCCCCGATAACAACCACTGACTTGCGTTCCGGACCGCCGATCTGTTGCGGTTCGGTTGCACGGGCTGTGGCGCCCGAGAGAATGAACGGGGCGCTTGCCAGTCCGGCTAGAATGTCCCTCCGAGTGGTTTGCAACGCGCTGCTCCAAATCAGGCTATAGTTCCGCCGCCTCGTCGTCGGCATGGTGATCAACTAGCTAGGAGCGTCTGATTAGAGGAACGTAATGCCGCAATCATGCCGGCCTGCACGAACGACACGGCTGATTGCACGAACGGCGCAGAGTCCATTTGTCCATCTTGGCGGATATGTCGCTGGAGACCCAGGCTGTTCGCCAGCCGGACAGGTCTGAAAGGGACTGTCCGACAGGTGGCATTTTTCTGGTACAGTGAAGTATTGAAAGGACAGGATCATGGCTACATTTGACATGGCATTCTCAGTCCGGCGTCGAGTCCATATCAAGATCGACGGTGCCGAGCTCGTCCGCATCCTCGCTGTTCCGTTTTGTGTAGGCTTTCTGTTCGGATGGATCAGTGAGCAAAACAGTGAACCCGGCCGTCGGCTGGCATGCGCCCTGATCTGGGGTTTGCTCAGCGCGAGCGGATGGCTGGTCAATGATCTCATCACCCGGCCTTTGTCAGGAAGCCTCAAGCATAATGGCGCCCCTCTCTTGGTTACTTTGGTGGCGGGCTTTCTGGTCGCTGCACCCCTTTCAATCGTCCTGAATCTGTCTTTCGGCGAAGTGTTCCGACTATGGGGCTTTGACCGCCATGGACTCGATATGTTGGGGCAAATGACAGTCGGGCAATATCTCGGCAGCGCAGTGGCCCCACTGGTCCTTTGGCTCTCGATCAATCTCGTGGCCTTTCGACTGCGTGGACACCTTTACGCCTATGGCGGGAGACAATCTGCAGAAAGGGTCAATAAATCCTCCGCACAACCAGCAGCATCTGTCACCGCCGCACCTGAACCCGATTTTCTATGGAAAATGCGACCGGCACTGCGAGGCACCGTTTATGCCATAAAGGCAGAACTGCACTATGTCCGGGTTTTCACTGATCGGGGTGAGGATTTGATCCACTATCGCTTCAGAGATGCTGTGGCAGCAATGGAAAAACTGGGCGGTATGCAAGTCCATCGCTCTTGGTGTGTCGCACCGGAATTTGTTCTGGCCAAATCGAGCCGGTCAATCACCCTGAAAAATGACCTGCAAGTACCAGTTGGTCGCTTGTATCGGGACGAAATTCGACAATCCCTGTCGAATCAATAGCCGCACGACTCTCATCGTCAGAGCAAATGCCCTGACCCGTGCGCGCTCCATTCGCCGTGTCCGAACTTGGCGATGGCTGGAACCAAAAAAGTGTTGAGCAGGTGGTTTCAGGGAAACTCGCCAAAGACTGCTTCGGCCCGGACTGCGTGGTGCACCAACTTTTTCCGAAGGCCCTGCTTTGTCAGCGCGGGATCTGCCAGCGGATGCGCGTCGTGTAGCTGCCGGTTGAGGGATTGCCGTCGCGATCGAGTGCCGGGGTAAAGCGGGCGCGCCGTTGCAGGGCTGCGCAGGCGGCGCCGTCGAGTGCCGCATCTCCGCTGCTTTGTGTTATATCGCAGCGCGTTACGCGCCCTTCCGGCCCGATCGTCAGGTTGATATGGGTGGTGCCTTCGGTTCCGGCCCGCAAGGCCGAGGCTGGGTAATCACTGGTGCTTACCCAGCGCGCCGGATTGCCCCGTGGTGCTGCTTCGCGGGACCGGTCAACGATGGCGGGCTCAAGAATGGCAGCCGGCGGTGGTGCGGCGACCGGTGCAGGGCGGGTGAGATCAGCAATCCGTGCATCAATCCGCTGTTCAACGCACGAGCGGCTACTGCAACTGTTGATCGCCAAGCGCAACGTGGTTTCCGGCGACTCCCCGCCGATAGCGGCTCTGGCAAAGGCGACTTGCAGGCGCCGGTAGCGCCATTGAACCGCGCTGCACAGTTCGAGCTCGCGCGGTTGTTCGCTCCAGCTGCGGCATGCACGCGGAATGTCGCGCGGAGCCGGTTCAGGCGCGGCTTTCGGGTTGACTGCCGGCACTGGCGCCTGATCGACTGGGGCACTCGCGGGAGCCGGCCCTGCTTCATCCGGGGTGGGGGTGCTGGTTGTTGCTGTGACTGGATCGGTTCCGGTTGCAGCCTCCTCGACCGGAGCGTCGTTCCACAACCAGATGACCGCGATGGCCAATATGATGACCAGGAAGATGACAAATCCCGTTGGTACCGGCGGGGTTGGTGACAAGGGATCGGCCGGTTGAGGTCCGTTGGTGCTGCGGGCGTTGGCACCGCCACCTTCGGCGGGAGGGCGCGAAGAAACAGGAGGAGCGGTCTTTTTGGCAGTCTTGGGCAGCGTGGCAGCGGCAGGGGGTGGCGGCACTGGTTCCGCGTCGGTGACCGGCGGCAAGGGCTTGGGTGATGGTGCCTGCACTTGCATGGGCGATGTCGGCGCCTGTTGCACGGGAGGCGGGGGCGCGAAGCCGAGATCAAGTGTCTGGGCTGTTGTCCGGCGACGTTTGCCGCTGGCCAGAAACAGCGTGACAGGTGTTTCAGGCAGCAGCACGCCATTCCTGATGAGCGTTTCAGCCTCTTCCCGGCTGTAAACGTGATGGGACTGGCCATTGAGAGAGAAGGAAAATTCCTGCCAATCCAATGTTTCAGTCCCCCATGACCGACCAATCGCCAAAGCAATATCCAAGCCACCGCCAATCGCTCAATGATGGCCAGTGACCAACCATCTTGTCCTTGCAAGTGATGGTAAATGCAAGACTCACTGGACATATAATCCAGCCGCCCGCCATATTGATCCTGCGAATCGGTTCTTGGAGGATTTTGTGGGCTTGAAACATTCCGTTTCCTCGCTTTTAGGTACAGCCCTCAGTCCCCTTAAGTGTTGCAGCACGACAAAGCGGAGCATGGGGACGACCATTACTGCCAGTTTGGTGGCATCGTTTGTGCTGTCGGGATGTGGCGCTGACCGTCCATCCGGCATTGCCAACCAGCTCGACTGTTTCCCCCAGCCGAGCCGCGCGTGGATAGCGCGCACTGGCACAGCGTCTGACAGCGCAGCCGCTCGCGGGGCAACAGGCGGAGCAACGCTGAAGGCCGCGACCATCTATGTTGACCGGTCGGCGAGCATGATGGGCTATATCGCCGGTGCAACAACCATGGACCGGCCGTTCCAGGATGTGATCGGCACCTTTCCTGCCAGCCTCGCTGAAATGGGGGTGGAAACCCGTTTCCGCGCCTTTGGCCGGACCGTCACGCCGCCCGTTCGCGATGGAGCGGCCCTGCTTAAGCCGGAGCATTATGCCTGTGCCTCACGGGATGATGAAGCCTGTGAGTCGCACATTGATGATGTGCTGAAAATTGTCGAAGGTCAGCGCGACCAAATGGCGATCATTGTGACCGACCTTTGGTTCAGCAACAGTTCCGTGGACACCAGTGCACTGGCAGCGTTGCAGCCCTCCCTGAGGGAGATTCTGAAAGACCGCGCCATTTCTGTCTATGGCATTGCGGCTCCTTTCAATGGCAAGATTTATGATCTGCCCGCCGGGCAGGGCCAGTTGGGTTCGATGCCCTATGCCGGGACACACCCGCTATATGTGTTGGTGATCGGTCCCGATGCTGATGTCCGCGCCTTTGATACCCGTTTGCAACGGTCAGGCTCCCCGGCAATTGCCGCTGGCGTGGCCGAGCGCGGCAGCTGGAAGCGCGCCATCTTTACCGCCGCGCCCACCAATGAAGCCGAACTGGCTGCCAAGCCACTGAGCGATGGCAGTTCGCCATTGTTCCGGGCAGGGTCGTCCGAAGTGTTCAATGGGCTTGCTGTGCAACAGTTCACCTATAATCCTGACCTCGACCGTCCGGGCGCGGCGAAGGGCAATTCTGCGACCTTTCCGACATGGAGCGGCCCTGACCCCAGCCTGTTCATACCTCATTCGGTTTGGCAGGGGCCGACCCAGCTGCGCGTGCGGGTGTGGCGGCGGCGTGACAATCAATGCACCTCGCGGTCCTGGATTGAGCTGAACAATCTGGCAGGTGACTGGCCAAGGGTCGAACCGGGCGGCAAGGTCGATTTTCATCTGGAGCCTGGACTGGTGCGACAGACGTTCCGTCAGGAAGGCACCTATGTGCTGACCGGAGAGATGCGCCGACTGTCAGTGATGCAGGACAATCCGCAGACAGCCTGGATGAAGCAATGGTCGCTGCCGATGGTAGGTGGCAATTATGTCGCGCCATCCGGTCCGATGTTCCCCACCCTCAACATCAACGAATTTGGACGCATCCTTCAGGATGCGCTGGCTGACACGACAGAAGCACAATCGAGACCGGTGACCGGATTTACCGTGATGGTCCATTCCGCAGACTGATAAAGGGCGGCTAAGGGGAAAGAGTTTATGCGCAAGGAAAGCATCAATTTTGGTCGGCTGGTTGTGCAGTCGCTGCTGGCGATCGGCATTCACTTCGTGTTCGCCGCTGTGGTGGTCGGGATCGCTTATGTCATGACCAGTGATCCGGGCTATGTTGCCCAGGAAGCACTGGATGCCGCGAACGGGACCGAAAATGCCCAGCTCGCGATCGACTATGCGCTGGAAGACGGTTTTGCCCTGTTGATGAACTGGACTGTGCAAGTGTTTATCG
This window encodes:
- a CDS encoding flavin monoamine oxidase family protein, with product MQTTRRDILAGLASAPFILSGATARATEPQQIGGPERKSVVVIGAGLAGLYTAMLLQQAGLDVIVLEGASRVGGRVYTADWLENMPEFGASQIGRSYARVIDLCRQFSLPLIPEDRNLMAMASHIRGQWTNAADWESSAANLLVGDERTIQPALLGGQLMGRYNNLSDLSDWLDPARADLDISLGDLLQRHGHSPEALHLANLSGTGNDAWSASCLSMMQEQTRARFDARFGNVELGREERPYGFDNVRDPNGGLALINNIEGGCERLPKAMAASLGDAVRTGKTVGSIELSGSRAVIDCVDGSRFIADFVVSSVPFTSLRRISISPMPAGPQAEAITQLGYAHTTRAFGTITEPFWDDGIDPSFFTDGPVKMFWALHKRGGDTHHRFMVVLTGAAASRMDQFAPAEALALIEAEIGRIRPAARGKLRFSGIFGWQTVPLIGGCRHMFAPGQVTRFGRAMIEPFRMLHFAGEHTRRLEFGMEAALESGERAAFEILERVG
- a CDS encoding TonB family protein, with translation MDIALAIGRSWGTETLDWQEFSFSLNGQSHHVYSREEAETLIRNGVLLPETPVTLFLASGKRRRTTAQTLDLGFAPPPPVQQAPTSPMQVQAPSPKPLPPVTDAEPVPPPPAAATLPKTAKKTAPPVSSRPPAEGGGANARSTNGPQPADPLSPTPPVPTGFVIFLVIILAIAVIWLWNDAPVEEAATGTDPVTATTSTPTPDEAGPAPASAPVDQAPVPAVNPKAAPEPAPRDIPRACRSWSEQPRELELCSAVQWRYRRLQVAFARAAIGGESPETTLRLAINSCSSRSCVEQRIDARIADLTRPAPVAAPPPAAILEPAIVDRSREAAPRGNPARWVSTSDYPASALRAGTEGTTHINLTIGPEGRVTRCDITQSSGDAALDGAACAALQRRARFTPALDRDGNPSTGSYTTRIRWQIPR
- a CDS encoding LytTR family DNA-binding domain-containing protein → MATFDMAFSVRRRVHIKIDGAELVRILAVPFCVGFLFGWISEQNSEPGRRLACALIWGLLSASGWLVNDLITRPLSGSLKHNGAPLLVTLVAGFLVAAPLSIVLNLSFGEVFRLWGFDRHGLDMLGQMTVGQYLGSAVAPLVLWLSINLVAFRLRGHLYAYGGRQSAERVNKSSAQPAASVTAAPEPDFLWKMRPALRGTVYAIKAELHYVRVFTDRGEDLIHYRFRDAVAAMEKLGGMQVHRSWCVAPEFVLAKSSRSITLKNDLQVPVGRLYRDEIRQSLSNQ